The Rhododendron vialii isolate Sample 1 chromosome 1a, ASM3025357v1 region AATGGTGGCCTTTCTGATCAgtttttgtaccggtaggatttgttccctaccggtaggaatatAAAAATTTCTTGGAACCTACCGGTACCAATTTTtcctctaccggtagaatttCCGTGAACCTAAACTTTGTTCCTCCTGCTCATGGATTGTACCGGTAGACCActgttccctaccggtaggccacCTGACAATTTTCAAACCTTTTGTGTCGTTGGAAATCGTTTGCTTCCTGAGTCTTTGACTATTCTATGGGAGTTTATATATTCTATTGTATAAAATGAGAAATCATGCAGCCAAGTTTGACTTCATTTGCCATGTGGTAAATTTATATGTTGGAGTTATTTAAATTGATGGAATTATTGAAGGATACACATGAGCTTCATGCACGATATTTGTTTGAACGATACACTCGAACTTGTGAACGACGCGCGAACAatcagggcccatcgacgggtgggtgcctggcaggggatatcagggtcccataattagcctggcaggagctaatgctcaaaataattactcaaggcctaaccttcaaggtgggtgcttggcaggggatatcggggtcccaaaattagcccggcaggagcttcggctcagacacataaaCGACACGACATATTGAGACATAAATCGAAAGGGTATggtttatgggttgaataaaagaaaatttggagattttgggacacttgtacatgaaaattgtgcttcctccgttgtcttgtgatattttatcattcgttcattcgtctcgctcatttgcatatagagtttgcgtagacttttctactgggctagtgtagctcaagccttatattattttcaggtgctaacccgggaccatagcttgcattgcttggcgtgcttggagtgtggacattaattttgaaagctaaccgaagaagttacttattcatctttgtaaacttattttgaaagatgtatttgtaacttaaattgtaattcttttgactcgggATATTGTAACCACTGATTCTCTTTCGAACTTCACTACTTATGTTAAATCTGGGGCCTTTGAGCCGATGtcgtaatattttggaaccgtgtgaacttggaagtatttgctttgggaatgagaatatagttatcttttgggtaccgtacggatatttgtgagtatttttattatgtaaatcatttataattatgtttaaaatcgagtaCGTGACACCATGACAAATAAAAAGACTCATATTGGAAAGGCCAAAACAAGACAGATTTGGGTTCAAAAAACTGAGTTGATTTCTAATGCTGATGATGACCTTGATTCTCTAGATGACTATAGTTCATCCGGAGAGATTAACCTCACCTTTTGAGGCTAGGACATGGTTCTATAACCTAGGTTAATTGTTCTTGCATATCTCATTGCCTAGAGTTATGGAGTTTCAtagttttgtgtttcttttgtttcacattttttttttgtttttagtctttaaaaaaaaatatggggtTATAGGGATTGAGCATGATAGTCTTTGGTGCGTAGTTGAATATCACTGGATTTTATGAACATGTTCATCCAAATTTTTGTTGCACTTCTTTCATGGTATTCTCACTATAATTCAGTTTGAATGTTAATATATCATGAGTATTCGACATTATGTACACTAATCCATGTCTATTGGTCAGGTTCTCAAATAGGAATCACTCTTCTCATATGCTTCGTTTTATCTTGTGTCTTTCCTGAGTCGTGACCACCTTTATTTGGTTTCTGTTGATAGAGCCCTTGcttatttcaaaaagaaaagaaaagaagataaaaagaaaagataagaaaaaggATAATATATATCTTGGCTTTTGCTTATCCGGGCGTTCATCAAGTAACCGGACAATTAGGGTAAGGTATTTTCCCTCTGAGCGTTCGCGTCAAAAAATGGATAGACCTTGTGAAGGCACCCGTGTTGGACCATTTGCTTAGTAACCGGGCATTGGGTATAAGGTATTCTTACTCTCAATATTCGTGTCAAACAGCGGtggggtaaaagtaaaaatacggTATGAATTTCTATTGATTACTTATTAAACAACTGCCTGTTGTTGAGGGGGAGCTTATGATTAATTATCTGTGACTTGTATGTCAAACCTAAAGAGGTGTATCTTGTTGAGGGGGAGTCACTAGATAAACCTAAGCACTTGAGCATTTTGGCCCTGTTTTGAgttgctgaatttttttgtcatggatgcacacacacacactttcctCCCATGTCGATGATCATGGTGTATTGCATTCCTTCTGCCTTGCATGGTGTTATATCATTAAGTGGTGCCTTAAAATTTGGATGTCTTTTTCATCTCATCTCATGATATAATACTTGCAATAAAGCTATCTCATGCTCGTATCTTCAGATTTATCGTTCTTTTTTAGCGTTTAATTTAATTGTGTTATTGAGTTTTGCGTGCCTGAATTTAGCTGCCATGTTATTTATGCTATTATTTGCGCTTCActtaaatttcttatttatcCTATTCACCCTTTGTCACTTCAtgtcaaaaagggggagaatgATGAAAGGGAGAGTAGGTTGCCTATTGTTCTAATATGTTTGGATGTTTAGTTTTGTTTGCAGCTCCTCTACAACTCGATCTTAGTTCGTTAGTTTTTCGATGTAGTGtgttttgtcatggaagtgccaaagggggagattgtaagGACCAAATTCCGGGGTCTTAATTGTATTGGCAATTCCGTTcgacaaaacacatattttatatcgagttgtaattttattattttttataggctAGTGAGTTTGTATAGGATTAGAGTGGAAGGAATCTTTATTATTTGTAATCGATAGTGTATTGGTTAAAAAGGAGGTCGACTATTGCAACACGGCGATTTTGGCAAAGACCGATGGATGGAGGGATCAATCCGAATATCAATCGATACCTTCTGTTCTTAAATGAAAAGCaacgaaaaaaacaaaaggggtTTCTATATATGGACTTGTTTCTTCCTAGGTTTTGGAGGGGGCATTATATAAAGCAaagtttcagaaaaagaaaagtgcgGCATATACTACACATATATATTCACGGCTTATAAGAGAAAGGTAGGTGGCTGTTCGAAGCAGAGATGGAAGCAACGGGTTTATTTGTGTGCTATTTGTGAAGGGATTTCTCTTAGGTTAATTGGAAGGCTTGTGGACTCAAGGCCGTTGGCAATCAAGATCACTGGGTGCGATGTACATGTGACTCGACAGGTAGTACTTAGAACGTTGTGAGGATTTACTACGTTTGGATAggtatatctgtaactgcacaatgattatagtgatttgattccttcccgtggtttttactcattctggggttttccacgtatatctttgtgTTATGTGATTGATTGCTAGCGTAGTTTTTTAATTGATAGTATTAATTAGTGATTCACTTTCATACCATTAGggttttttatggattattaggGAATCCTGATTTTTCAAAGGCATTGGCTCAGTTCGTTGTTTCGTGTTTCAGAATAATATGACTATTCGATTACGATAAATTAGGTCAGAAGATATATAATTTTCTCTTGTGCAATATCATGTCAAGACATGACATGAGCATCACTAATCAAGTTGGTGATTCACAGGgaaacttttcaaataattctcAAACTTTGACCTCATTGTCTAATAGGCATCCAAACTTTTGTTAAACTTTAATTACGCACCCAAACTATTGAACCGTTTTTCATAGCATAACACAACACCTCACACATTTCCATAGCCTAAACATCATCATCGGCCCTCCACTGTAGTCTCCTCCACCACCGGAAGTGGTTTCTCCTCCTTCATGCCTTCCCTAAAGATAGCTCTTCCATCTTGTCTACCACCGCCCTAGAGTTGTACATAATTTTCTCCCTAACCACCTCAGTTCCATTGCTCTCCGCCGGCTTTGATTTCCCCTGCACACTTGCGACGATGTTAACTGGGTTTGAAAACAGAGCAATCCCACTCTATCCAGGAAAACttctaattttgaaaacaaaatgcaattgggtttgattttaaatggGTTTGATTCTCTCTGTTTTGAATGGCTTTGATTCTCTCTGTTTCAAATGGCTTTTAAAACAGATCAATCCCACGTTTTCGATCTTAAACCTACCCACCATCCCTGTCTATTTCTCGATCCCtgatgaagaatttttttttaccctccACCCCTACCCCAGAACCTGTTtatgaaaagtaaaataaacaaaattgagagagagcaCACAATGGAATCCATTCCGGTAAATTGTTCAAGACCAAAGCATAGTAGCATATACTACTTGGAAGAAGGATGAAAAAAAGCAAACCACAAACAACACTAGACCACAAGgatgcaacaaaatcaaacatCTAAAATCTCAAACAACCACAAGGTAGCTAGTCACCTAAACCAACACCCCCTATACTTTATAGCCTGTCCTACGAGAAGTTTTACAACGATACTATGAAAGGTAGCCCAAAATCGTCattttcttgctgatcatcTAATCATACATTGCTCCGACATTATCTCAAATAGCAACAAGAGCTTCATCTGTCTTTCACTGCGACGGAATatcagagagaaagagaaacatgTGAGTACAAATACAAAAGCCAAATAATTCTGTAGACTTAGGCCTCCCTTTTTTTGGTGTTTGCGTACGAGACAATAAATCTAATTTACTCTATCGTATGTGATGCAGAGGTGATTGTTGCACTTGATTACATGGCCCAAGGAAGTACTAGTGGAGGCGCAATCCATGGTTGATGTGAAACAAGCCACATAACACAATTTGGTAGATCGCTCTAGAACCAGAATATTCTAGAAGTGCTCCAAATTTTCACATATTATTTGTAGTTCGAAAGAAACACACATTTACACATTTAGGAGACAAATCCGATCGTATATCTAATCCGAACAATCAAACAGGCGCCGATATCTTATTGACATAGCACCTGCAAACGTATACAAGGTGGAAAAATAAGTGTATAAAAAAGACGATTCTTATTTGAACTACCGAGTCTTTAGGGTACCTAATGATTGAAACTGGAATTCGATCATCATAAAGGTAAAATGGAGGAAGCAATTTCAAACGGCATAATAAACATATTGAATGCTATGCTGATAATTATTGTAGGGGAATTTGAAGTTAGCGCCTGCTTGAGAGCCAAATTACTGTTGTGCTTCACCCACGTTGGATAAATTTCCTATGGTTTGGAAGATGTATTCACGTGATTTTGGCTGTGAGCAAGGAATTGTTATTGGCATGGAAATCTACCAAGGGTGGTGTTTGATTTGGGAGTGGTTTCCTTAAAGATTGGAATCTTGGTGAAGCTTGGAGACCAAGTCCAAGTCTAATTAGGAAAAGAGAATCAGAGAAATACCAAATTGGTTAGCCATGCAATATATTGGTTTCCTTCCATACGGCTGTTATGGTTTGCATGTATATATACCTTGGTTTGGTACGAGATATATGTAATGTGTGTGAGAGATACACAATTggtgagagcaagagagaaagTATATTgtgagagtgagggagagataAAAATATTAGTGAGCATGGGCTTGGGGATTACTATTTTTCTATCTCATTGTACTCGATTAATATAGTgaaatttctcttttgtttgtggAGTAGGTATTGAGACCGAACCACGGAAATCTtgtattctttattttttttgtgcttgtTTAATTTTGTGGCGTGCTTCCGTTGCAGCAAGGGACTAAAAATCTCAACAATTAACATAacagatttgaattttttatgctAACTTCTGTGGTATCTgataaagataaaaagaaaaaaaaaaggagccgAATTTTGCCTTCTCAGATATAACTGATTCTCATTCCTCTTGGCATTTACAGAATGTGTACCTTAGTCTAGAAGAGCACGTTTAGTACCAGCAATTTCTTTACTTGTCCAATTACATTCGGGACCTTAATGTGAAGTTGTCGTTTGGGGAGATTTTAATGATAGTTTATCTCCGGAGGAAAAGCGGGGAGGTATGTAGCATAGTCGAGGAAGCTGTGGGCGTTTCCAAACTTTACTCAACGATTGTGGTTTGGTGGATTTGGGCTTTCGGGGCTATCCGTTTACCTGGCGTACTAACTGTAGTGGAACTGATTTCATTGAATCCCATTTGGACAGAGTATTTGTTTCTTCCTCCTGGAATACCCAACATCACCAGGCTGTGGTGGAACATCTAGAATGTGTGGGATCCGATCATATGGCTTTGCTTTTGTGCACTAAGCCTAACACCAGGCAATATGCTACCCCGTTCCGCTTCGTCACCCGGTAGTTTGAATAGGACGAATTAAGTTAAGCAAATTGTGAAGACTCGGTGGAGAGATGACATTGTGGGGTCTCGGCTGTTCTGTATTAGCCAAAAAATCAAGAAGTGCAGGTTGGCTTTGAATTCTTGGAGGTCATCCAAAAGTTTGAATTCTAGAAAGGAGATTGATGGCATTAAGGAGGAAGTTGATTGACTGGAAGCACGTGGGCGCGAATTTCACTTGAAGGAGATTGCAGGTTCGGAGGATGATTTGGCCAAAGCATGGGAAAAGGAAGAATTGTATTGGAAGCAAAAGCCGCATCAGAAGTGGCTTCAGTTTGGAGATCGTAACACTTCCTTTTTTCATGCAAGCACGGTTGGCAAGACGTAGGCGTATTCACATTTCGGGAATTGAAAATTCAGCAGGGGTTTGGACTGCTTTTTTATGCTAACTTCTCAGATATGACtgctttttctcctttttgttcTAAAGAGAACCTACTACTAGAGATTTTTACATGACTATAAAATCACCTTTTTGTATCTGATCGCGGGGGAAATTGACATGATGCCAATTTCCTGGCCTACCATGATCATCATCCCAATTGCTAGCTACAAGGAAAGAGTTTACATGTGATTCATACGACACTCTTTTAGTCAAAATCATTGTTCCTAGTTCACTTAAGTTCAAAAGCACGTTAAACTAGTAGATTCAACATGTGTAATTAATTAATTGTGTAACTGGTTCTCAGAGGATTCACACAGTTTTAATTTTGGGTACGATTGTTGAAAGCGTGGAAAATTTGATGTATTGAGCGAACCCTCTCCTGGGTTGCATGCGATTATGTCTAATATGAAGAAAGACCATCAACACTATCTTCAAAATGTAATACCAGATGAACTACGCTATAGGAGTTCCATTTCTAAAATACCAACTAGAttgcaagaaaataaatactaaacCAATATAGTTGTAACCTGGCTAATTCGTTAACAATTGTGAGATGTAAGCTTTTAGGAGATCATACCTGAAAATGCTATCAATGTTTGTTACTTTCTTCTTGCCACTGTGTCAGTAACCATTCTCCTCAATCTTATCACCTTTTTAGGCATTTCTCTTTCAGCAAGTCTTACAAAGAATTTAGGTCTACCAATTAAGAACATCAGAGATCCCAGAAAGAGTCGAAGTGTCATTCCACACCCATAACCTATCACcacaacttttcaaaaaaatgcatcAATATCTGAATCATCTTCCTCCTGTTCTAACACCGCTGGCTATACTTTTGTTCGATTATTGTCTTCACATTCCTTCGACAATGGCAACCCACATAATCCTGAGTTCCCAACATATGAAACATTCTCAAATGCATTAAATTGTTTACCCCGGGGTATGGGTCCATGGAGAAGGTTCCACGAAAGATTCAAGAATGCAAGAAACGTCAAACTTGTTAATTGGCTTGGAATTCTTTCGGTGAGCTGGTTAGAGGAAATGTCTAATGATTCAAGGCTTTCCATATCTCCCAAAGACGATGGAATATGGCCAGTGAGGCTATTATGAGAAAAATTAAGCACTATGAGAGAATTAAGCTTTCCAATGACATTTGGAATCTCTCCACTGAAATTGTTTGATGAAAAATCAATTGTTGTGAAGATAGTCAAAATTCTCAGTAGTTCTCTCTCAAGCACCTTTATTGTCACTATGACAGAGTCGTGATAATAACTATTCACATCACTCTCGTAGCTTTTCCCCGGCATAGTTTTGTTCTGCATAGCTTGGAAATATTCGAAATATCTCACTGGCAAATCGCCAGTGAACTCATTGTAGGACAAGTCACAAATTCGAAGCTTAGGAAAAGGAAATTTACTCTTCGAAGCGTTTATGGGACCATGAAATCGGTTGGATCGTACGACAAGAACTTGCAGCTCAAGAAGAGTCTCCAACCAATATGGAAATGTGTCATTAATCTTGTTGTTTCCGACCTTTAGAACTTCCAAGCTTGTACAATCTGCCAATGATCTTGGCAGTGGTCCTTCAAGTTGATTTCCACTCAAATCAAGACTTCGTAATTGGTTTGGCTTTGAAAATGCCAAGGGAAGGGTTCCCGTAAATTCATTGGAGCGCAGATTCAACACCGAGAGTACACTACTAAAATTCTCCAAACATTGTGGAACCGCACCGCTCAATTTGTTGTGAGACAAATCAAGAATCCGAAGGGAACTCGCATTGCAAATTAAGGAAGGAATTTGTCCACTAAGATTGTTCTTTGAGATGAAAAAGATTTGTATGAAGGTGGGTGGAATGGGAAGTGGTCCTTGAAGTAAATTGGAACGAAGATCAAGTGTTTTTAGTCCCTCCCAGGGAAGTTGCTTTATGTTGGTGAGAAGTGAAAACTCTCATTTTTGGCAAAGGCGTGAATGCGTTGagcgcgggcgtgccaagacttgtaacgcctaacttttgatgaagattcctgtgaatcttgacttctaacgTGAGAGCGAATAcgtgtgacccaaaggttaaagatacaatgaggttcgtggtttgccacacAGTTGTGGACTTAAAATCtcctagtcgtataggaaatggAACGTAAAATgtgaactttattactccgggataataaagtttgtacaagaaaagtaaaagatccaaactacttgatgaAGTAAGTTTGAATGGGGTTTGAGCACGAAGTACTCTATAGGCTACTTTGTTGAAGGTAGGAAAGTATGCTTCGATGGAAAGGCTTTGGTTGTAAgtgttgagctttgattggtgttggaccCCTTTTTCATCTTCTGAACTTGCATTTATAGGCACAGCAGTAAGctgattcaggcctgaatccgAATTATGCTTTGCTCCAtaagctgacatgtgtcccatgatGCTCCACTTTTCATGCATATTTGATCATGGGCAGTTTTTATGGCAGTTTAAGGGTTCATGGGTGACATGGCAGTAACTTCCCACTACTCCCTCTTTGTAAGCATTTGACACATGGCTAATTGACATTGACTAAGTCAATTGGCCTTTTGAACTTTGGAAAATAACCGCCAGCAATAGCAACCGAATCCCTAAATCTGTGGGCTGCTCCATGCGGACCAAATCAACGTTCCTTTAGTGGGCCCAACCGTACGTTCCTTTAGTGGGCCCAACCGTGGGCTTGCTTCTTGGGTCAAACTGTGACCGTGGGCTGCGTGTTTTTTGGACCCAAATGACAAATCCTCATGGCCCAATATTTATTCCATGCTCAATTACTCAGCTTCGGCCCAAATTAATTAACGAATCCAATAAAAGCCCAATCACGACAAGCCCGACCCGCGGTGCCAAAAACAGGTATAAACATTGCCCCCCCTACGCCTTGATTCTGTTAAGATTAAGGCGTTTAGAGACGTCTAGTTTTTGGCATCCAAACAGATCTTGATGTAGGCAATATTTTATCAAGCCCAAACATGGCCTAATATTTTTCCTATGTAGAGactttaaacacaaaattgagcTAAAGTGCCATTCTGCATTAATAAGCACAACTAAATCAACCCGCGCTTAAGGATTTTCATATGGATCTTTTATCAAACACGTGGTGGGGTATAAAAAATGCACAAACACAGTTCAAATGGTACTCGAAAATGTAGCTTTCTATTTCGTTGTAAAAACCAGAGCAAAttaaaatagaagaagaagaaagcaacaGTACTTATGCAAACGCCTACGCTGGTGAATACTCTCAAATTCCTTTGATGTTTACGTAAACTCTCTCTTGGTGCAAAATCTGAAAGTACTACGATTCCTGAAGATGATATTCCCCTCCAACGATTTAGCCTCACATTGAATGGAGTCAATTAAACGCTACAAGATGGAATCAACTCGAAGAGAAAGAGACTTACCGTCACACTAGCAAGGACGTCGGAGTGAGTCGTCACCGGAATGAGGTCGTCGAACTAGAACAagcaggggggagagagagttaGACGAGAGAACTTCGGTATTTGCAGAATTGCTTGacatggagagggagagagatgggtaATTGGTTAATTGATAGACTAGATTATTCAGTTTCAAACCAACCGTTTAAAATCATGGtgcatacggtacacaacctaATAACTGGTGAGTACCATAGGTCTCcctatatgttttttttttttggtcaaaacttAAAGGTGCTTTCATTGATACGAAATCATACATCGATAATGGGTGGCTGCCCCAAGGAGGGAGGAAAGCAACCATAAAGGATGTCTAAACTCATAAACGAACATTCAAGACCTCACACAAGACTCGGCTCCGACCTACCATCAAAACGACGTAGAAAACCCACCACAAAAATGCCCATAACGAATAAGAGAAAGTCCCACATGGGAgaagaaaaccaacaaaaacagcaaacaaaaactaaaggAAAACTTGTAAGAAAACAATAGATCCATGTGCCTAAGtccaaccacccaaaaacgaAGATCAAGTCGACCCTCACTGATGCTGCCACCACTACCACAAGGGCGGCCGAGATATAGCAAATACCACGGATCACCACAGCCCACCGTACAACACCATTCTACCTCCGTCCCTTTATGTTGATGAGGTCTCATTTTCTTGATTTATAGAAAGACAAGTTGATATTGAGAGGAAAATTTAGAGTTGTCTATCTACTTCAATAAGACTAGGCTTTCTAAAGTCTCAACACGCTTTTAGGTAGACATCTTCATACATTTCAAATGCACTTTCACATATTCCACAATATCCACACACTTCAACAAATACAACCCAAAGAAAATGTTTGAAACCAAATCATTACTAGATgaaaatgaagcaaaaaaaaaaccacaaacaaCATCAGACGAGAAGGGTGTACCACAATCAAAGCAAAATAACGATTAACAAACAGTAACATGAAATGCAGCCCAAACTCGTCATTTTCTTGCCCATATATATATCTTCCCATCCTATATTCCAACGATATGTCATGTAGCAACAAAGCTTCCTTCCTAGCTTGTACCTGCAATGGGAATTTACGAGGGTGAAAAAAACACATAAGCACGAATGCCGGTTAACCTTGATGACACGTACATGACGAGCCTATTTGATTGGGCCGGCTTATGATGAGGGTAATTACTGATACCACTTGTCCTAGTTTTGTAAACACAAATTTTgtgggtttgggtttgattCCTCTACCAATTGCAGCAATCCAAGTCACGGTCGAAGGAAATTTTAACCAAAGCAATCAAACATGATCTAACGTCTTATTGACATAATACCTACCAGGTGAAAATAAGTTGACAAGTACGGTTTATTCGTTGTATGCTGCTGTAAGTCTTGTTTTTCACTAGCAAGCAATAATAAATGGACTTGAATCAATATGAAGATGAAATGGATGAACCAAATTCAATCCACATATTGGAATGGGATAGCAACAGATTTCCTAATTGAGAAGTCATGAAATGAAAGAGCGTTAACATGCAGCTCATACCTGACAATGCGATCGATGTTTGCTAGTTTCTTCCCGCCACTGTGTCTGCAACCGTTCTCCTCAATCTTATCACCTTCTTAGGCAACTTTCTTTCAGCAAGTTTGACAAAGAATCTAGGTCTACCAATTAAGAACATGAGAGATCCTATAAAGAGTCCCAGTGTCATTCCACACCCATACCCTATCACCACAATTTTCCAAGTAAATCCATCAAAATTTGAATCATCTTCCTCATGTTGTAACACCGGTGGCTGTACTTTTTTTTGATTAACTCCACATTCCTTCGACAATGGAAACCCACATAATCCAAAGTTCCCAGCATATGAATCATTCTCAAATGTATTAAACTGTCGACCATTGGGTATGGCTCCATGGAGACGGTTGCACGAAAGGTTCAAGACCGCAAGAAATGTCAAACTTGTTAATTGGCTTGGAATTATGCCGGTGAGGTGGTTAGAAGAGATGTCTAATGATTCAAGGCTCATCAAGTCTCCCAAAGATTCAGGAATATGGCCTGTAAGACGGTTATGAGAAAAATTAAGCACTTTGAGGgtatagagctttccaacggcaTTTGGAATTTCTCCACTGAAATTGTTGGATGAAAGGTCGATTGTTGTGAAGATAGTCAAAATTCTCACCAGTTCGATCTCAAGGCCCTTCATTGTTATTATCAGAGAATCGTGATAACTGCCAGTCGCACCACTCATGTATTTTTCGTTCGGCATGGTACTGTTCTTCATTGCTTGGAAATGTTCGAAATACCCCGCAGGCAAATAGCCGGTGAACGCGTTGTAGGAGAGGTCAACAATTCGAAGCTTAGGAAaggaaaaattactcttggaaGTGTTCATAGGACCATGAAATTGATTGGATCGAATAACAAGAATCTGCAACTCAGGAAGAGTTCCCAACCAATATGGAAATGTGTCATCAATCTTGTTGTTTCCAACGTTTAGAACTTCCAAGCTTGTACAATTCACTAAAGATCTTGGCAGTTGTCCTTCAAATTGATTTCCACTCAAATCAAGACTTCGTAATTTGTTGGGCTTCGCAAACTCCAAAGGAAAGGTTCCCTTAAATCCATTGGAGCGCAGATTTAACACCGTGAGAATACTACTAGAATTACCCAAACATTGTGGAACCGCACCGCTCAAATTGTTGTGAGACAAATCAAGAATCTGAAGGAAACTCGCATTGCAAAGCAATGAAGGAATCTCTCCGGTAAGACTATTGTTTGACATCAAAAAGTACTGTATGAAGGGGGGTGGAATGGGAAGTGGTCCTTGAAGCAAATTGGAACGAAGATCAAGAATCTCTAGTTGCTCCCAGGAAAATTGCTTTACGTCTGTGAGAAAGTTGTGAGAAAGATTCAAATACCTCAGAGAAGCCTTCCCGATGAACTCAACCCAGTTCAGAATCTGCCCGTGAATTCTATTGGTAGAAAGATCTAGGACTTCAAGATTCTCTGAGGATCTTAAGAAATCAGGGAACACCTCAATGTTGCAAGACGACATATAGACATTGCTAAGGTTGGGAAGGGTATTGTTGACATTGCTTCCAATGACCACCGAAAGATTAGTGTTGGAAATATCAAGGTACTCAACATTTTTTAGTATATGCAGATCCACAACACCACTCAGATCATTTGATGCAAGAGATAGCCAGGTTAGATTTACAAGAGTTGAAATTGACTGTGGAATGGGGCCACGAAGTTTATTGTCACTCAAGGAAATGGATCTCAATGGTAAATGATGCTGGAACTCAGGGATTTCGCCAGTTAAATTATTGGAACTCAAGTCTAAATCAATCAATGACGGAAGAGTAAACAACGATGGAGGTATTACCCCACTAAAAGAGTTATAAGATGA contains the following coding sequences:
- the LOC131301156 gene encoding receptor-like protein 50 gives rise to the protein MMGALTWLFQILLCFSQYQVAFSSLSLRPSFASSANNPLCRHDQRSALLQFKHMFTINSSASYYCDYIGIPSYPKTLSWDENAAHDCCEWDGVTCNGLTGHVIGLDLSCSQLYGTIQPNSSLFQLSHLQRLNLANNHFNFSRISHAFGSFASLTHLNLSWSTFSGSIPSELSLLSKLISLDLSSYWLKLEPLHFKILVRNLTQLQELILIEVNISSSLPESLTNLSSLTALDLSWTELLGNFPDSIFHLPNLQRLLLQNNEDLIVNLPKSTWGSGSSLKELDLSYTNLSGELPDSIGNLKSLKSLHLYETSLSGKLPNSIGNLKSLKSLDLHRTSLSRKLPNSIGFLKSLNYLNLALCKLRGSIPKSLENLTQIRELDLSGNGFDGEVLSTLSNLKQLTLLGLSSINLEGRIPLFAEFTKLETLYLGDNNLIGGFPLWLANLKQLSLLYISYNQLTGPIPFNLSGFQNLRALYSSYNSFSGVIPPSLFTLPSLIDLDLSSNNLTGEIPEFQHHLPLRSISLSDNKLRGPIPQSISTLVNLTWLSLASNDLSGVVDLHILKNVEYLDISNTNLSVVIGSNVNNTLPNLSNVYMSSCNIEVFPDFLRSSENLEVLDLSTNRIHGQILNWVEFIGKASLRYLNLSHNFLTDVKQFSWEQLEILDLRSNLLQGPLPIPPPFIQYFLMSNNSLTGEIPSLLCNASFLQILDLSHNNLSGAVPQCLGNSSSILTVLNLRSNGFKGTFPLEFAKPNKLRSLDLSGNQFEGQLPRSLVNCTSLEVLNVGNNKIDDTFPYWLGTLPELQILVIRSNQFHGPMNTSKSNFSFPKLRIVDLSYNAFTGYLPAGYFEHFQAMKNSTMPNEKYMSGATGSYHDSLIITMKGLEIELVRILTIFTTIDLSSNNFSGEIPNAVGKLYTLKVLNFSHNRLTGHIPESLGDLMSLESLDISSNHLTGIIPSQLTSLTFLAVLNLSCNRLHGAIPNGRQFNTFENDSYAGNFGLCGFPLSKECGVNQKKVQPPVLQHEEDDSNFDGFTWKIVVIGYGCGMTLGLFIGSLMFLIGRPRFFVKLAERKLPKKVIRLRRTVADTVAGRN